Within the Longimicrobium sp. genome, the region CGGGGATACCGCGGCCCGAGCGCGTTCAGGTCCAGCCGCCGGTAGGTGGTGACGGCTTTCCCGTTGACGATCGTCGTCGCCGCGTGGCCGACGCGGTTGGTGTTCCGCGGCACCTCCATCAGGATGCCGGTGACCGTGCGCACGCCCGGCTCCGCGAACGGCGCCGCGTCCACCGTGGCCGCGTCGGGCGACGGCACCCAGCCGCGGTTCACCAGCACGGCCTGCGGCACGTGGGGGACAAGCATCGGCGTGACGATGTGGACGCCCGGTGCGCCCTCGCTCGCGCGGCCGCGGAGGATCACCTCGCCGGACGCGTCGTAGGTGCCGGTGACGCGGACGGTGCGGTTGATGAACCGCGCGGGCTCGCGCGCGACCTCCGCCGCGGTCGCCGAGTCGAGGACCAGCGCCGGCATCCGCTGGGCGGCCTCGATGGCGTGGTTGCGCGCCTTGCGCTGCTTCAGCCGGTCGAGCTGCCAGAAGCCCAGGCGCACGCACACGGCGCACATCGCCAGGATGAACGCGGCGGCCAGCACGCCGCGGAGGGTCGGTCGCATCAGCGGGTCGGTCGAGATCGATGGAGATCGGGATCGCGTGCGGGCGCCAATCTACCATCCCCGCGGGGCGGCGGCACACCGAAACCGGCATCACCCGCGCAACGTACCCATCTGCATGACGGATCCTGAGCATTGCCCGGGTCGGCGGCACGGCGGCAACATCCTCGCTTCGATACGCGACTGGTACGCGGAAAGCTGGGGTTGGAGCCCGTTCGACTGGATGGGCGCGATCCTCGGGGTCGCCCTCTGCACCCTCTGGCACATGGCGATGCCCCCCGGGCCGTCGAGCTGCCGCCCGACGTTCGAACCCGCGCCCACCGCGGTCGCCGCGACCAGGGCGGACAGTGTGGTCGCCGGTTCGCGGCCCGGCCGGGTCTGCCCGGACCTGCGGCACAGATTCGCGCTCCGCTGAACGCGATCCGCCCCTCGCCCAGGAACCGGGCGAGGGGCGGATCTTCATCATGCGGCGATCAGGCGATCAGCTCTGCGTCCACGTGCGGGTGACGTCGATCGTCTGGTTGCAGACGGTGCCCACCACGTGCGACGTCTTCGTGGCCGGGTCCCACGTGTGCGTCACGTCGATGTTGCAGGTGCCCGAACCGCCGGTACTGCGCGTCCAGGTGAAGCTCCCCTTCTTCGTGGCCGTGCGGACGCCCGGCGTCCCGTTCGTCACCGACTGGTTGGCGGTGAGCTGCGTGTTCGGGTTGCCGTTGACGGTGATCGTGGCGCCGTTGCGGGTGAAGACGCAGGCCTCCTCGGTGCGCGTGGCGTTGAAGGAGATGCTCCCCGTCGACGTGGCGCGGTCCCACGTGCGTACCAGCGAGCCCGCCACCTTCACGTCGCCGCCGCCCGGGCAGGTGCGGGTGCGGGTGAAGGTGGTGGTCTCCGTCAGCGTGGCCAGCGAGGGGCCGCCGGCGCTCAGGCTGAACGACGGGCCGCCCATGCCGTCGAGGATGGCGCCGTCCTGGTCGCCGAATTCGCCGGCCAGCGCCTGCGCGTCGGAGCGGCTGAGCTGGTTCTGGGTCCCCGCGTTGGTGATCCCCTCGCCGCACGCGGCCAGCGCCAGCGTGGCGGCCAGCGCGGTGGGGATGAGCAGCTTGCGATGCATGGCGTCCGTCCTGTGGAGGGTCTGTCGCGCACGGCCCGCGCCGTGCCGAACCACCACGGATTACAGCGCTGAGTGTCTCCGCGTTGGGGGGATTTTCCTCCCTCCGCGGGGCGCCGTTCGTTGCGTGTTGCGCAAGATGAGGGGTGACAACGGCTTGGGCAAGGTGGGGCGATGATGATGAAGAAGGGCGGCGGGGACGAATCTCCTGCCGCCCTCCATCTCCCGCACGGTGACGCGGGTCGCCTACTGCACGTGGACCACGCCCGTCATCCCCAGCCCCTGGTGGGGGATGCAGTGGTAGTTGAAGTCGCCCGCGGTGTTGAAGGTGAACTCGAAGGTGTCGCCCTGCGAGCCGATATTCGCGCTGGCCCAGGCGCCGGCCTGCGCGGCGTTGTCGGGCGTCACCGTGTGCCCCGCGCTGACGTCGGCGATCCAGCGCACCGTCTGCCCGCGCTGGATGGTGACGGTGCTGGGGGAGAAGCGGTTGCCGCTGGTGGCGTGGATCTCCACCACCCCCGGCGGGTTGGTGACGCCTCCGCCGCCCGAGCCGCCGCCGCTGCAGCCGCCGGAGACGAGCACTCCGAGCGTGGCCAGCGCGGCGAGGGAAAGACGGACACTGCGATTCATGCGGACCTCCAGGGAAGTGCGGGTTGCGCGCCGCGCGGCGTGCGCGGCGCGTGAAGGGGCCGGCGTGGGCGGCCGGAGACGTTGAGGGACGGCGCGAAATCCGTTAGATTCAGGGCACGACCCGGCCTCCGCCGCCGCGCAGCGCGCGCGTCCGCGGGGCCGATTCCGTTTGCACGGGACGCATGAGCCAGCTCGCAGACGAGGTCCGCCGGCGGCGGACCTTCGCCATTATCAGCCACCCCGACGCGGGGAAGACCACGCTCACCGAGAAGCTCCTCCTCTACGGCGGGGCCATCCACCTGGCGGGGAGCGTCAAGGCGCGGCGTGCCGTGCGCCACGCCACGTCGGACTGGATGCAGATGGAGCAGGAGCGCGGCATCTCCGTGACCAGCTCGGTGCTGCAGTTCGAGTACGGCGGCTACGCGGTGAACCTGCTCGACACCCCGGGCCACCAGGACTTCTCCGAGGACACCTACCGCACCCTGATGGCGGCCGACAGCGCGGTGATGCTGCTCGACAACCGCAAGGGCGTCGAGGAGCAGACCCGCAAGCTGTTCGAGGTCTGCCGGCTGCGGAAAACGCCGGTGGTCACCTTCGTCAACAAGTGCGACCGCCCCGGCGCCGACCCCATCCAGCTCCTCGACGACGTGGAGCGCGAGCTGGGGATGAAGTGCTACGCCATGACCTGGCCCATCCACGCCGGCGACCGCTTCCTGGGCGTGTACGACCGCGCAGACGAGCGCATCCACCTGTTCGAGCGCGGCGAGGACCACGGCCAGCGCCGCGCCGAGGAGCACACCATCGCGCTCGACGACGAGCGCATCCACGACATCGTTCCCGAGAGCGCGCTGGAAAAG harbors:
- a CDS encoding SURF1 family protein, with amino-acid sequence MRPTLRGVLAAAFILAMCAVCVRLGFWQLDRLKQRKARNHAIEAAQRMPALVLDSATAAEVAREPARFINRTVRVTGTYDASGEVILRGRASEGAPGVHIVTPMLVPHVPQAVLVNRGWVPSPDAATVDAAPFAEPGVRTVTGILMEVPRNTNRVGHAATTIVNGKAVTTYRRLDLNALGPRYPRPLLPLYVQQLPGSGPATGRTPVRVPRPVLDNGPHLSYAVQWFSFAAIGVIGLVILVTRQHRADPR
- a CDS encoding plastocyanin/azurin family copper-binding protein; this encodes MNRSVRLSLAALATLGVLVSGGCSGGGSGGGGVTNPPGVVEIHATSGNRFSPSTVTIQRGQTVRWIADVSAGHTVTPDNAAQAGAWASANIGSQGDTFEFTFNTAGDFNYHCIPHQGLGMTGVVHVQ